The following proteins come from a genomic window of Mycolicibacterium rufum:
- a CDS encoding DMT family transporter, producing MTDMTPTKRTRSWIFYATLLVLFWGVWGAFSALPATWYGYPDEMIYCIWALTMIIPAAFALKGERFDRRPKATIYGLLIGLTGAGGQLLLFQALTIGPAYLIFPIVSISPAITVLMAMVLLRERIRGLAVVGLICALAAIVLFSITSSDSDASSGPWLLLAILICVAWGVQAYFMRKTATLGVNEATTFGWMAITGIALIPVALISMGGLPLDFPWQAPVLTAGTQLLNAVGALFLVMALARGKATIVAPTTNALAPALTIVVSLIAYQTLPSPFGAIGIVLALVGSTLMVYADEKRGEEPTAAVLEPDTRATKA from the coding sequence ATGACCGACATGACACCGACCAAGCGCACCCGCAGCTGGATCTTCTACGCCACCCTGCTGGTGCTGTTCTGGGGCGTGTGGGGCGCGTTCTCCGCGCTGCCCGCCACCTGGTACGGCTACCCGGACGAGATGATCTACTGCATCTGGGCGCTGACGATGATCATCCCCGCCGCGTTCGCGCTGAAGGGGGAGCGCTTCGACCGCAGGCCCAAGGCCACCATCTACGGTCTGCTGATCGGCCTCACCGGCGCCGGTGGCCAACTGCTGCTGTTCCAGGCGCTCACCATCGGCCCCGCCTACCTGATCTTTCCGATCGTGTCGATCTCCCCGGCGATCACCGTGCTGATGGCGATGGTGTTGCTGCGCGAACGCATCCGGGGGCTCGCGGTCGTCGGGCTGATCTGCGCGCTCGCGGCGATCGTGCTGTTCAGCATCACCAGCAGCGACTCCGACGCCTCCTCGGGGCCGTGGCTGCTGCTGGCGATCCTGATCTGTGTGGCATGGGGCGTGCAGGCCTACTTCATGCGCAAGACCGCGACGCTGGGCGTCAACGAGGCCACCACGTTCGGCTGGATGGCGATCACCGGGATCGCGCTGATCCCGGTCGCGCTGATCTCGATGGGCGGCCTGCCGCTCGACTTCCCCTGGCAGGCGCCGGTTCTCACCGCGGGCACCCAGCTGCTGAACGCGGTCGGCGCGTTGTTCCTGGTGATGGCGCTGGCCCGCGGCAAGGCCACCATCGTCGCGCCCACCACCAACGCGCTCGCCCCGGCGCTGACCATCGTGGTGTCGCTGATCGCCTACCAGACGCTGCCCAGCCCGTTCGGCGCCATCGGCATCGTGCTGGCACTGGTCGGTTCGACGCTGATGGTCTACGCCGACGAGAAGCGCGGCGAGGAGCCGACCGCCGCGGTGCTGGAACCCGACACGAGAGCGACGAAGGCGTGA
- a CDS encoding SIS domain-containing protein has product MTHTAIPDQKDGGATILEIGQQPDAWREVAGRSDENADAFLRDLLARPDLRIVLTGAGSSAFAGEIAAPVLRRHLHRRVEPIATTDIVASPRDHLEVETPTLLVSFARSGNSPESLATTALADQLVDHVWHLVLTCDRDGKLGRAHLDRPDSLVVYMPERTNDSGFAMTSSLTSMLLSCLLLLGPARPQDVETLARAAEHVVGLQSDIRALAQTKKQRFVYLGSGPLQGLARESALKLLELTAGEVVTYFDSPLGFRHGPKSVLDTDTLAVVYLSTDPYTRRYDLDIIAELRGQLGRDAVTVISAEPIPEELGPAVVLPGLAGVTDALVALPYLVFGQYLALFTSLDYGKTPDNPFPSGEVSRVVRGVTIYPMNGDR; this is encoded by the coding sequence ATGACGCACACCGCCATTCCCGACCAGAAAGACGGCGGCGCAACCATTCTGGAGATCGGGCAGCAGCCCGACGCGTGGCGGGAGGTCGCCGGCAGATCCGATGAGAACGCCGACGCTTTCCTGCGCGACCTGCTCGCCCGCCCCGATCTGCGGATCGTCCTGACCGGCGCGGGCAGCTCCGCGTTCGCCGGGGAGATCGCCGCGCCGGTGCTGCGCCGGCATCTGCACCGCCGCGTCGAGCCGATCGCCACCACCGACATCGTCGCCAGCCCCCGCGACCATCTCGAGGTCGAAACCCCCACGCTGCTGGTCTCGTTCGCCCGCAGTGGCAACAGCCCCGAGAGCCTGGCGACCACCGCACTGGCCGACCAACTGGTCGACCACGTGTGGCATCTGGTGCTGACCTGCGACCGGGACGGCAAGCTGGGCCGCGCCCACCTCGACCGGCCGGACTCGCTGGTGGTGTACATGCCGGAGCGCACCAACGATTCCGGGTTCGCGATGACCTCGAGCCTGACGTCGATGCTGCTGAGCTGCCTGCTGCTGCTCGGCCCAGCGCGACCGCAGGACGTCGAGACACTGGCTCGGGCCGCGGAGCACGTCGTCGGTCTGCAGTCCGACATCCGGGCGCTGGCGCAGACCAAGAAGCAGCGGTTCGTCTACCTCGGCAGCGGCCCGCTGCAGGGCCTCGCGCGGGAGTCGGCGCTCAAGCTGCTGGAACTGACCGCCGGCGAGGTGGTCACGTACTTCGACTCGCCGCTGGGGTTCCGGCACGGCCCCAAGTCGGTGCTCGACACCGACACGCTGGCCGTGGTGTACCTGTCCACCGACCCCTACACCCGCCGCTACGACCTCGACATCATCGCCGAGTTGCGGGGCCAGCTCGGCCGCGACGCGGTGACGGTCATCAGCGCGGAGCCGATTCCCGAGGAGTTGGGGCCGGCAGTGGTGCTGCCGGGTCTGGCCGGTGTCACCGATGCGTTGGTCGCGCTGCCGTACCTGGTGTTCGGTCAGTACCTGGCGCTGTTCACGTCGCTGGACTACGGCAAGACGCCGGACAATCCGTTCCCGTCCGGTGAGGTCAGCCGCGTCGTGCGGGGCGTCACCATCTACCCGATGAACGGAGACCGGTGA
- a CDS encoding N-acetylglucosamine kinase, with amino-acid sequence MARYLGVDGGGSKTAFALIDDGGHVLARATAPTSYYFNDGFDVVERVLAQGVSDICGQAGIDTAGIDAAFFGLPGYGEASGDIAALNAVPSGVLGHDRYSCDNDMVCGWAGSLAGEDGINVISGTGSMTYGERQGTGHRVGGWGELFGDEGSAYWVATRGLNAFSRMSDGRMPRGPLYDLLKTRLEVGGDLDVVSLVIDTWKGSRGSIAALATTVCQAAQAGDDAASRILADAVDELVALVETTRVLVGFTEDETVPVSYSGGMFSDRRLLDGFTAALGALPAGYDLRQPLLDPAVGAALYAAKHSGHPLSATSVKELAGAATTSEKVTTP; translated from the coding sequence ATGGCGCGTTATCTGGGGGTCGACGGCGGCGGATCGAAGACCGCGTTCGCGCTGATCGACGACGGCGGCCACGTGCTGGCCCGCGCGACCGCCCCGACATCCTATTACTTTAACGACGGCTTCGACGTCGTCGAACGTGTTCTCGCCCAGGGTGTCTCCGACATCTGCGGGCAGGCCGGCATCGACACCGCCGGCATCGACGCCGCGTTCTTCGGCCTGCCCGGCTACGGCGAGGCCAGCGGTGACATCGCGGCCCTGAACGCCGTACCGTCCGGCGTGCTCGGGCACGACCGCTACAGCTGCGACAACGACATGGTGTGCGGCTGGGCGGGATCGCTGGCCGGCGAAGACGGCATCAACGTCATCAGCGGCACCGGGTCGATGACCTACGGGGAGCGGCAGGGGACCGGGCACCGCGTCGGCGGCTGGGGTGAGCTGTTCGGCGACGAGGGCTCCGCGTACTGGGTCGCCACCCGCGGGCTCAACGCGTTCAGCCGGATGAGCGACGGCCGCATGCCGCGGGGCCCGCTCTACGACCTGCTCAAGACGCGGCTGGAGGTCGGCGGTGATCTCGACGTCGTCAGCCTGGTGATCGACACGTGGAAGGGCAGCCGCGGATCGATCGCCGCGCTGGCCACCACGGTGTGCCAGGCCGCGCAGGCCGGCGACGACGCCGCGTCGAGGATCCTCGCCGACGCGGTCGACGAACTGGTCGCGCTCGTCGAAACCACCCGCGTGCTGGTCGGTTTCACCGAGGACGAGACGGTGCCGGTGTCGTACTCCGGCGGCATGTTCTCCGACCGTCGTCTCCTCGACGGTTTCACCGCCGCGCTGGGCGCGCTGCCCGCCGGCTACGACCTGCGGCAGCCGCTGCTCGACCCGGCGGTCGGGGCGGCGCTCTACGCCGCCAAGCACAGCGGACACCCGTTGAGCGCGACATCGGTCAAGGAACTCGCCGGTGCCGCAACCACATCCGAGAAGGTGACGACACCATGA